The bacterium nucleotide sequence GTGCTGCTCTGGAACGAGCTGGTCTGGAGCATCGGCAACCTGGTGATCGGCCTCGGGCTGATGGGTACAGCGCTCTTTTCCAACCTGGAGGCCTTTCGGGAGCGAATGCAGACGGGGGAAGCCCGGCGCGCGGGGAAGTACGGCACCAGTGCTGTCCTGACGGCGACATTCGGGATCGTTCTTCTTGGTCTGTTGGCGTTCATGTCCACGCGCTACCACACGCGCTGGGATTGGACGACTGCCGAAGCCCACTCTTTGTCCAGTCAGACCCATGGCCTGCTCGAGGGCCTGGAGGGTGACCTCGTCGTCGTCGGGGTCTACTCGCCGATGGCGGCGGTGCCCGCCAAGGAACTCCTGGAGCGCTACAGCTTCATCTCCGAGAAGGTCAAGGTCGAATGGCTGGATCCGGAGCGTCAGCCCGGCCGGTTGCGGGAGCTCGAGATCGAGCCCGAGCGGCTGCGTGAAGGCCTCCTGCACGTGACGATCGGCGAGGAATCCGTCGAGGTTCGCGAGTTGACGGAAGAGGCGCTCACCAATGCCATCGTCAAGCTCACCCGGCGCGAACAGAAAAAGGTGTACTTCGTCATCGGGCATAACGAGCGGCCGACGGTGGGCGACGGCGCGGAGGAGGCCACGGGTTTTGCGTTCGCCGCCGAAGCACTGACGAACGAGAACTACCAGGTCGAGACGATCTTGCTGGCCACCACGGGTGAGGTTCCTGCCGATGCCGATGTCGTGGTCGTCGCGGGGCCGACCCGCCCCCTGCTCGACCCCGAGCACGCGGCCCTGCGTGCCTATGCCGAGCGGGGCGGCGCGCTGCTCATGATGCTCGACCCCCGTGCGAACACGGATGTCGCGCCGATGCTGGCCGAATGGGGCGTGAAGGTTGGCGAGGACGTCGTGGTCGATCTGGTGGGGGGCATGGTGGGGACACCGACGACGCCCTTCGCAAAGGACTACGGGCCTCATCCCATCACCGATGAGCTGCGTGGCTATACGGTCTACGAGTTCGCACGCAGCTTGACGATCGCCGCGGAGGCGGCCGGTGCCTTCCAGTCCCTGGTGCGGACCGGCGAGGATTCCTGGGGCGAGGTCGATCTTGCCCGCCTCGAGAAGGCGGGGGAGGTGGGTTTCGATCCGGAGGACATGCGGGGCCCGATCACGATGGCCGTCGCTGGCACCGTGAGCCTTACCGCAGCCGACGCGTCGGAAGAGGGCGCTCCGGCAGAGCCGGCACGGATCGTCGTGGTCGGCGACGCGGACTTCGCCTCGAATCAACTGATTGGTGCCTATGTGAACCGCGACTTCTTCCTCAACACCGTGAACTGGCTGCTCGGCGATGTGGAATCGATCTCGATTCGCCCGAAGACCGGCGTCGCCAGCCGGCTCCAGCTCACGACCGAGGATTTCCTCGGCCTCCGCTACGCCTCGCTCTTCGTCCTTCCCGAAACCGTCGCGGTGCTCGGTGTCATCGCCTGGTGGCGGCGACGGCGGGCCCCCGGAAGATGAGAGCGCGCGCGTGAATCCGAAAACCACACTTCTCATGGCGATCGTGGTGGCTGTGTTGGGCGCCTTCGTCTGGTTCTGGGAGGTCGAAGGCGCGGACGAGCGCGCTGCCGCCGAGCAGACCGAGAAGGAGATCTTCGCTGATTTGGCCGCCGAAGAGGTGACATCGCTTCGGTTGCGGACGACGGACGATCAGGTCGTGCGCCTGGAGCGGACCGCCGAGGGCTGGGCGCTCCGAGAGCCCATCGATTTTCCCGGCGACAGCACGACCGTCGATGCTCTGGCAGACGCGGTGGCCGATCTCGTGACGGACAAGGTCTTCGAGGATCCGGAGCCGCTCGAGAACTACGGGCTGGCGGGCGAGCCGGATGTGCACGCGACAGCGGGCGAGCGCGAAGTGGCGTTGATCCTGGGCGATTCGGTCCCGACCGGCGGCAGCAACTATGTGGCCGCAGAGGGCGATCCTCGCGTCTTCACGGTGCCGACCCATCGAATTTCTGCCATGCGCAAGAGCCTCTCGGAACTGCGCGATTCACGCGTGCTCGATTTCGATCGGGATGCCGTCCGGGATGTCGAGGTCACCTGGATGGGGGGTGGCGTCGCATTGGCGAAGGATGGAGAGGCCTGGCGTCTGCGCAAACCGCTCGATGCCGAGGCCGATGAGAGCGCGGTCTCTGGCCTGCTTTCGGGTCTTCGGTTCCTGCGTGCAGAAGGCTACGTGGACGAGCCCGATGAAGCTGGAGCCGCTGCCTTCGATTCCCCGGCCTATCATGTGATCCTACGCGGTGAAGCAGATGCGGTGCTGGCCGATCTGCAGATCGCCAGCTCCGGGGATGGATCGAATCGCCTCGCAAGAGGGCGCGACGGCTACGTCTACGAAATCGCGGAGAGCGGGCTGGACAATCTTCCGCGCACGGTCGTGGCCTATCGTTTCCGGGAGCTCTCCCAGTTCGAGGTGAACGACGCTGCGCGTTTCGAACTCAGCTTCCGACATGGCGGCGAAGAGTTGACCATCCGGGCCCGGCAGACTGAACAGGGCGCCTGGGAGGCCGAACCCGAGGCCATGGCGCCGGGCAAAGCCAGCCGGTTGCTGTCGGAGCTATCGGGTCTCCAGGCGGCAGACATCGCTGCCGAGAGCATGGGTGAAGCCGAGTTGGCCGGGATGGGCCTCTCTCCCCCGAGCGCCACCTTGCGTGTCTTTCCTGAAGGGGAGGGCAGTGAGCCCCTGGCCGAGTTGCGCCTGGGTCGCATCGAGGCCGGCCGGGGCATCGCCGCCCAGCGCCCCGAGGATCCGATCGTCTACTGGCTCGATGCTTCTCTGGCGGAACATCTGCCCGTAAGCCTCGAAGCCTGGCAGAATCGATTCAAGGCCGAGGAGGCGACGGCTCCGGAGGCTTCGGATGAAGAACCCTCCGAGGCTGTCGAAGAAGGGGCCCTGGAGGAATAGCGGGTGTCGAGGTTGCGCAGCTTGCTCTCCTGGGCCGGGATCGTCGGACTCCTGGCGGTTGCAAGCGGGGCCGAACCCTCGGGAGCGCCGGAACCTCCCGCGGAGGCCATTGTCGGTGTGCTTCCCTTCGTTCCCGGCTACCCGACCCGGGTCATGATCGATCTGGCTCCCGACGGGCAAGAGCCCTTCGTGATGATGCTCGATACCGGAGCCACAGTGTCGGTGATGACGCCGTCCATGGCGCGTGCCCTCGGTGTTCGCGTTCGTCGCGTCAAATCCTCTCCGTACCGCAGGACCACCCGGCTTGGTCGGGACCTCCAGTTCCATGTCGATACGAGAACCAGCGATACGGGCTCGAAGACAGGCTTCGAATACGGCCTCCTCGGCAGCGATTTCCTGGACGACTACGTCGTCGAACTCGACTATCCCGGGGAGCGCGTACGTTTCCTCGATCCCAGAAAGTACAGCGTGCCGGAGGCAACTGACGCACCCGACGAACGCGTCACGAGTTTCGAACGAGCCGGAACCCGCATTCTCACCGAGATCGAGATCGGTGGGAAGATCGCGAGAGTCCTGCTCGAAACCGGGGCGCCGGATTCCGCCATCCTGTCGGGCAACGTCGCGCGAAAGCTCGGCATCGAACCGTCTACGCTGCAGGATTTCGGCGAAGTCGGCACCGTGATGGGGCCCATGAAGGTCCTGTTGATGGAAACCGACACGTTTCGCTGGGCGGGCTTTCCGTTCCCTTCGATGCCGCTGCTGGTCGCACCCAATGGCTGGTACAACATGGCTCCGAACGATTCGGCGATCGGCTACGACGTGCTGCGCCAGTTCGTCATCCGCATCGATTACAAGCGGAAGCGCCTCTGGCTGAAGCGCAGCGGCGATACCCACGTGACCTTCGGCGGGGCTGACTGGGCCCTGGTGAAGGAGCTCGGGGCGCTGTTCACGCCAGTCGGACCCGGGGTGTTCTGGGTCTGGCACGTCGAGCCCGAAGGCTGGGCGGCGAGCCACGGGCTCCGCGAAGGTGACGCCATCATAGATCCAAAGGCAAAGACGATCCTCGAGATCCGGGAGCGCCTCGAATCCGGGAAGACGATCCAGGTGGATCGAGCAGCCGAGGACGGCGAACGCGTCGTGATCGACGTAGGTGGCTAGGAACGTCCCCGCTCTTTCGCTCAATTGCTGGGGGCGGGGTTGAAGAGGCGGTCGCGGGCGGTTTCGATCTGGGTCCTGAGCTTCTCGAAGTTCTGGCTGGAGACGTGGCCGATCACGTGTCCGTCGGCGCCTCCGCGGATCTGGTAGCGGAGGGTGTCTTGATGCATCCAGAGGCCGAGGCCGAAGCCCTCGAGCATGAGGATGCGTGCTTCGGTCTCGAGGCCGCGGCCTCCTTCGGCGGCAAGCATTTCGAGATTCGTCATGCCGCGCAGCAAGGCGTCGACTTCGTGGAGATCGAGGTAGGCGACCCGTTCTTTCGGCTCCAGGCCCTCGATGTCCAGGTCGAAGCGCAGGCCGAGAAGGCGCTGGCTCTCGAGGCCTGGCTCGAAGGCGCCGATTCCCGAGACGGCGAGGCTGCCGCCGCCTTTGATGGCGATCGGCGGGAGGGAGCGTTGTCGGGTGACCAGTACGCGGTCGATCTGCTCCAGGAAGCCGCGCAGCTCGCTGATCGTGGGGACGGGTTCCGGAGCTTCCGGGGCGGGGTGATCCGGAGGAGCGGGCTGTGCTCCAGCGGATGCGGCCAGGACGGCGAGGAGCGGAAGTGCAGCGAGGGTAGAGGCCCGATTCATGCGTTCCTCCTCAAGACATCGAGCATGGCTTCGTGCAATGCTCCGTTGCTGGCGACGACAGCGCGTCCGCTCCAATGGCTTTCGCCGCCTTCGGCGTCGCTGGTCCGTCCGCCCGCTTCATCGACGATCAAGCAGCCCGCGGCGACATCCCAGGGCTGCAGCTTGAACTCCCAGAAGCCGTCGAAGCGTCCCGCTGCGACATAACAAAGATCGAGGGCCGCGCTTCCGTCGCGCCGGAGGGCGCGGGCCGCCTTCAGGAAGGCGGCGAATTGCGCGAGGTTGTCTTCTTCGCTCTTGCGCCGATCGTAGGCGAAGCCCGTGGCCAACAGGCCCTGGGATAGTTCTGTCTCGGGGGAGACCTGGAGCTTTTCGCCGTTCAGGCGGGCGCCCTCGCCGCGTACGGCTTCGTAGAGTTCGTCGAGCAGCGGGTCATAGACGACGCCGAGCCAGGGCTCGCCACCCCGAAAGACGCCAATCGACACGCAAAAACGCGGGTAGGCATGGGCGTAGTTGGTGGTTCCGTCGAGCGGATCGATGATCCAGCGCAGCTCGGCGCCCGGCCGATCGACCCCGCTGCCTTCTTCGGCGAGGATGGCATCCTCGGGACGTTGGGACGTGATGGCGTCGACGATCAGGGCTTCGCAAGCCTTGTCCACGTCGGTGACCAGGTCGACGGCGGCGCTCTTGGTCTCGATCTGAAGCGTGGTGGAATAGCGCTGTTTCTGGATCGCGCCGGCCTCCCGGGCGAGCCGCCGGGCGAACTCGAGGATGGGCGCGGCCTCGGTCACGAGTCGCCTCCGGGAAGGCGGAAGAGGCTGCGTGCATTCTCGGCCGTGCGCAGGGCGATCTCTTCCAGGGGCCTCTGTTGTGCCTCAGCCAATGCGGCACCCACCACGGCGACGTGGCGCGGCTCATTGCGCCGGCCTCGATGTCCTTCTGGTGCGAGCAGGGGAGCATCGGTTTCGACCATCAAGCGTTCGAGAGGGAGTTCGGCGGCAACGGACCGCAGGCCCCGATCCTGCTTGAAGGTGAGGATGCCCGAGAAGGAGATCCACAGGTTCTGATCCATCGCGCGTCGGGCGAAGGGAAGATCGTGGGTGTAACAATGGAGCACTCCCTCGACCTCGCCGTGCCCGCAGGCCTGCCAGATGTCGAGGAGCTCCTCATAGGCATCCGAGGTCTTGTCCCGGACGTGGATGCTGACGGGCAGGTCGAGCTCCCGGGCCAGGCTGACCTGCTCGGCGAAGACCTCGCGTTGGATCTCCCGGGGCGAATTTTCGTAGAAGTAGTCGAGGCCGCATTCTCCGACGGCCATCACGCGGGGTGCGCTCAGCCATTCGCGGAGCTTCGTTCGGCCCTCATCATCGAGCTGATCCGCATCGTGCGGATGCACCCCGACCGTGGCGAAGATCCGCGGGTCGCGATCCGCCAGCTCGACCGCGCGGGCGTTGTGGTCGACACCGTAGCCCGCGCCGATGGCCATCATCGTCGCCACGCCGTCGTGCTCGGCGCGCGCCATGACGTCGTCCCGGTCTTCCGCGAATTCGTCCGCGGTCACATGGCAATGGGAATCCAGCCAGATCGCCGCGCTCACTCCGTCTCCTGCGTCAGTTCCACCCGCGGAAAGAGCGGATCGCCCTTGGTCGTAGGCGTGCCCGGCGCCAGGGCTCCCCAGGCGGTCGCGTCGGCGGGAAGCTGCGCGGTGGCCAACAGGTCGGCCTGGCCCAGGCGGCTCAGGATTTCGGCGGCGGCTTCGGGAATGATCGGTGCCAGGAGCAATCCGATCGAGCGCAAGGCCTGGCAGCAGGTGTAGAGGGTCGTTCGGACTTCCGCCTCACGGCCTTCTTCCTTGGCGGCTTTCCATGGCGCGCGTCGGTCGATGTACTTGTTGGTCGCATCGATCAAGCGGGTCACGGCTTCCACCGCCCGGTGAAGCTCCATCGCACGCATGCGCTGGTCCATCTCAGCGGCGGCCTTGGCTGCCGCGTTTTGCACCTCCTGCTCCAGTTCGTCCGTCGGCCCAGGCGCAGGCACCACGCCGTCGGAGAAGCGGGCCGTCATGTTCAGGGTGCGGCTCAAGAGGTTGCCGAGGTTGTTGGCCAGATCTGCATTGATGCGCGTGACCAATGCTTCCTCGCTGAAGGTCGAATCCAGACCGAAGGACATGTCCCGCAGCAGGAAGTAGCGGAACGCATCGAACCCGTAGCGTTCGCGCATGGCCATCGGCGAGACCATGTTCCCCAGGCTCTTGCTGATCTTGCGGTCGTCCAGATTCCAATAGCCGTGAACGTTCAGGTGGCGATAGAGCGGGATGTCCGCGGCCATCAGCATGCAGGGCCAGAAGACACCATGGGGCTTGAGAATGTCTTTGGCGACCAGGTGCTCCACGCCCGACCAGCGCTCCTCCCAATCCGGCGCGTCGGGGTAGCCGAGCCCCGCCAGGTAGTTGATCAGGGCATCGAACCAGACATAACAAACGTAGTTTTCGTCGAAGGGAAGCTCGATCCCCCAATCGAGGCGGCTCTTCGGGCGGGAGATGCACAGATCTTCGAGGCCGCTGCCTTCGCGGAGCATGGCGATGACTTCATTGCGGTAGCGCGCGGGGCGGATCCAATCCGGCTCCCGTTCCAGTTGCTCGCCCAGGGCATCGAAGTAGCGGCTCATGCGGAAGAAGTAGTTGGATTCCGTTCGCTCTTCCGGCGCCCGCTCGTGATCCCTGCACAGGCCGTCCTGCATGTCGCGTTCGGTGAGGAACCGCTCGCAACCGACGCAGTAGAGGCCCTGGTACTCGCGGAATTCGATGTCGCCCTTTTCGTGGATGATCCGCAGGATGTGCTGCACGGCATGCATGTGGTCGGGATCGGTGGTGCGGATGAACCGGTCGAAGGAGATGCCGAGGGTCTCCCAGGTCGAGCGGAAGACGGCGGAGATCTGGTTGGCGAAGGCTTTGGGCTCGCTGCCCTGGGCGCGCGCCGCCTCCGCAATCTTGTCGCCGTGCTCATCCGTCCCGGTGAGGAAGAAGGTTTCGTCGCCGGCCATGCGGTGATAGCGCGCAAGCGTGTCGGCCACGACGGTCGTGTAGGTATGGCCGATATGAGGCTCGGCATTCACGTAGTAGATGGGCGTGGTGATCGCGAAGCGGCTCATTGAAGGGCACCATCTCGGAGGGCCAACAATGCGCGTTCGGCCACCATCTGGGGGTTGGCGTTGCGCTGGGCCAGGCCCTTACGGCAACGCTGCACGGTTTCGAAGGCATGCAGGGGGCCTTCGAGATCCGTGCGGCCCGCCTCGGCGGCCTGGCAGATCTCCCGGTGCAGCCAGGCCGACGCCACGCTCAGCAGTTCGTTCGTTCCTGCGGCCGCAATCGCGCGCGGGCCGCGGAAACTCTCGGCCCAATCGAGGAGTTGGGGAATGCTCGCGGTCGTGATCCGGTTCAGGTAGTCGACGATCTCCGCGGCTTCTTCACCCTCGAGCGCATCTCCCGTCGTGGCGGGAAAGGCGACGCGCTGGCAGCGGGAACGCACGGTTGCGAGCAACCCAGCCGCGCTCTGGGTGACGAGCACCAGGCTGGTACGAGGCGGCGGCTCTTCGAGCAAGCGCAGGAGCGCATTCTGCGCCTCCTGGTTCAACCATTCGGCGTCGGCGATGACCGCGACCCGGTAGCTGCCCTCGGTTCCGCGCAGGCGCATCGCAGCCTGGACGGCACGCACCTGCCCGATCCGCACGCGGGTGTCCGAAGCTCCGCGCTCGATCCAGAGCAGATCCGGGTGATCACCGACGTGTCGCATCGGCGGGCCCTTCTTGCCGGCGCCATCGAGGGCGATCGGCTCACCGGGCTCGGAGCGACGGCACGCGCTGCAGCTCCCACAGGGCGCCTCGCTGGCGGCTCCCTCGCAGGCGAGGGCACGCGCGAAGGAGAGCGCCGTATTCCGGGGCGCATCACCGGGCCCCGATAGGAGATAGGCCGAGTGGACGCGGCCCGAGATCAGGCTCTCCCGTAGCCCGGGCGGCAAGGGAG carries:
- a CDS encoding GldG family protein — its product is MMKAWSSLLMALGGVAFLFAVLSFLMQLLSGPVLLWNELVWSIGNLVIGLGLMGTALFSNLEAFRERMQTGEARRAGKYGTSAVLTATFGIVLLGLLAFMSTRYHTRWDWTTAEAHSLSSQTHGLLEGLEGDLVVVGVYSPMAAVPAKELLERYSFISEKVKVEWLDPERQPGRLRELEIEPERLREGLLHVTIGEESVEVRELTEEALTNAIVKLTRREQKKVYFVIGHNERPTVGDGAEEATGFAFAAEALTNENYQVETILLATTGEVPADADVVVVAGPTRPLLDPEHAALRAYAERGGALLMMLDPRANTDVAPMLAEWGVKVGEDVVVDLVGGMVGTPTTPFAKDYGPHPITDELRGYTVYEFARSLTIAAEAAGAFQSLVRTGEDSWGEVDLARLEKAGEVGFDPEDMRGPITMAVAGTVSLTAADASEEGAPAEPARIVVVGDADFASNQLIGAYVNRDFFLNTVNWLLGDVESISIRPKTGVASRLQLTTEDFLGLRYASLFVLPETVAVLGVIAWWRRRRAPGR
- a CDS encoding DUF4340 domain-containing protein, producing MNPKTTLLMAIVVAVLGAFVWFWEVEGADERAAAEQTEKEIFADLAAEEVTSLRLRTTDDQVVRLERTAEGWALREPIDFPGDSTTVDALADAVADLVTDKVFEDPEPLENYGLAGEPDVHATAGEREVALILGDSVPTGGSNYVAAEGDPRVFTVPTHRISAMRKSLSELRDSRVLDFDRDAVRDVEVTWMGGGVALAKDGEAWRLRKPLDAEADESAVSGLLSGLRFLRAEGYVDEPDEAGAAAFDSPAYHVILRGEADAVLADLQIASSGDGSNRLARGRDGYVYEIAESGLDNLPRTVVAYRFRELSQFEVNDAARFELSFRHGGEELTIRARQTEQGAWEAEPEAMAPGKASRLLSELSGLQAADIAAESMGEAELAGMGLSPPSATLRVFPEGEGSEPLAELRLGRIEAGRGIAAQRPEDPIVYWLDASLAEHLPVSLEAWQNRFKAEEATAPEASDEEPSEAVEEGALEE
- a CDS encoding inositol monophosphatase — protein: MLEFARRLAREAGAIQKQRYSTTLQIETKSAAVDLVTDVDKACEALIVDAITSQRPEDAILAEEGSGVDRPGAELRWIIDPLDGTTNYAHAYPRFCVSIGVFRGGEPWLGVVYDPLLDELYEAVRGEGARLNGEKLQVSPETELSQGLLATGFAYDRRKSEEDNLAQFAAFLKAARALRRDGSAALDLCYVAAGRFDGFWEFKLQPWDVAAGCLIVDEAGGRTSDAEGGESHWSGRAVVASNGALHEAMLDVLRRNA
- a CDS encoding TatD family hydrolase — protein: MSAAIWLDSHCHVTADEFAEDRDDVMARAEHDGVATMMAIGAGYGVDHNARAVELADRDPRIFATVGVHPHDADQLDDEGRTKLREWLSAPRVMAVGECGLDYFYENSPREIQREVFAEQVSLARELDLPVSIHVRDKTSDAYEELLDIWQACGHGEVEGVLHCYTHDLPFARRAMDQNLWISFSGILTFKQDRGLRSVAAELPLERLMVETDAPLLAPEGHRGRRNEPRHVAVVGAALAEAQQRPLEEIALRTAENARSLFRLPGGDS
- the metG gene encoding methionine--tRNA ligase, whose protein sequence is MSRFAITTPIYYVNAEPHIGHTYTTVVADTLARYHRMAGDETFFLTGTDEHGDKIAEAARAQGSEPKAFANQISAVFRSTWETLGISFDRFIRTTDPDHMHAVQHILRIIHEKGDIEFREYQGLYCVGCERFLTERDMQDGLCRDHERAPEERTESNYFFRMSRYFDALGEQLEREPDWIRPARYRNEVIAMLREGSGLEDLCISRPKSRLDWGIELPFDENYVCYVWFDALINYLAGLGYPDAPDWEERWSGVEHLVAKDILKPHGVFWPCMLMAADIPLYRHLNVHGYWNLDDRKISKSLGNMVSPMAMRERYGFDAFRYFLLRDMSFGLDSTFSEEALVTRINADLANNLGNLLSRTLNMTARFSDGVVPAPGPTDELEQEVQNAAAKAAAEMDQRMRAMELHRAVEAVTRLIDATNKYIDRRAPWKAAKEEGREAEVRTTLYTCCQALRSIGLLLAPIIPEAAAEILSRLGQADLLATAQLPADATAWGALAPGTPTTKGDPLFPRVELTQETE